A single genomic interval of Tursiops truncatus isolate mTurTru1 chromosome 1, mTurTru1.mat.Y, whole genome shotgun sequence harbors:
- the FNDC7 gene encoding fibronectin type III domain-containing protein 7 produces the protein MAGGQVKCLSVIGFSLICLKMVASTKTAPKIPTIDQAYSKLSNSITVEWATVPGATGYLLTARDGNAVIETVVASSPGTVTGLKAATLYQITIRSISPAGRSQASPPKQAKTVLAAPILQVSSPSPDSILVQWETVYMATGFSVSIMRANGLGRIWKENTTNTSLTFTSLDAGTLYTIKAYAWNASGTPGDDSTCNQRTGPRAPANIQVSFDSGSLEAYVSWAPTEGAFNYTVMALSDSSRLSCSTTFSSCTISSLQCGTEYLISVLATNDAGSSRSISAVTLRTVACAPGKVTIQEDPPGHLSVVWSSVHLGDYYVAFVKNDNGLEVHCNTSLTQCNFLSECGFTYFISVFAYNKAGQSPLGDVFNYTTAPCCPGDINPVLVSSDRVEIVWSPVRGAELYETKAVDGFSVVECNDTVPACTLSALECDTKYNITVYSFSEVRGSNTSCTSRFITTAPCSPEIKNVSKDAFSMINVYWRSTNDEATYTVTAQGEKGLHRCSSTGESCTLWGLPCGSVFSVTAVAETPAGRSLPSYSVPLETVPCCPASLTVTQVTQSVINVSWTVGTGAQTYVTALESQTGQSKCHTHQNHCLLGCITCGINYAVALKAISATGLTADCGYQSYSSSSCCPLGVKLYRLVPNGIRIYWQASRGSANYSTDLYGSKGIFTCAPSAGLSFCDITEIPCGDVYTVMVSPVAETGLKLTFCPKKIYSGRTNYDPLFKTSPQLNL, from the exons ATGGCTGGTGGACAGGTGAAATGTTTGTCTGTGATTGGATTCAGTCTTATCTGCCTTAAAATG GTTGCTTCAACAAAAACAG CTCCCAAAATACCCACTATCGATCAGGCGTATTCAAAACTCAGCAACAGTATCACTGTGGAATGGGCTACAGTGCCAGGGGCCACTGGTTACCTCCTCACGGCCAGAGACGGGAACGCTGTCATTGAAACCGTGGTGGCCAGTTCCCCAGGCACTGTGACGGGCCTGAAGGCTGCAACCTTGTACCAAATCACCATCAGATCCATCAGTCCTGCTGGGAGAAGCCAGGCATCGCCTCCAAAACAGGCAAAGACAG TGCTGGCTGCACCAATTCTACAAGTAAGCTCTCCAAGCCCAGACTCTATTCTTGTGCAGTGGGAAACCGTATATATGGCAACTGGATTTTCTGTGTCCATTATGCGAGCTAATGGTTTGGGGagaatatggaaagaaaataccACCAACACCTCCTTGACATTCACCAGTTTAGACGCTGGGACTCTCTACACCATAAAGGCCTATGCGTGGAATGCCAGCGGAACACCTGGGGATGACTCCACCTGCAATCAGAGAACAG GTCCTCGTGCTCCTGCCAACATTCAAGTCTCTTTTGATAGTGGTTCTCTGGAGGCATATGTTTCATGGGCACCGACAGAAGGAGCTTTCAACTATACCGTGATGGCTTTGAGTGACTCTTCCAGGCTGAGCTGTAGTACGACTTTCAGTTCCTGCACCATCTCCTCTCTCCAGTGTGGAACCGAGTACCTGATATCAGTTTTAGCAACTAATGATGCCGGATCTAGCAGATCAATTTCAGCAGTGACCCTGAGAACTG TTGCTTGTGCACCTGGAAAGGTGACAATCCAAGAAGACCCCCCTGGCCACCTGTCTGTGGTTTGGTCCAGCGTGCATCTGGGTGATTATTATGTGGCCTTTGTGAAGAATGACAATGGCTTGGAAGTACACTGCAACACCTCCCTCACCCAGTGCAATTTCTTATCTGAGTGTGGCTTCACTTACTTTATTAGTGTTTTTGCCTATAACAAGGCAGGACAGAGTCCTTTGGGTGATGTGTTTAATTATACCACAG CCCCCTGTTGTCCTGGTGACATTAACCCTGTGTTGGTGTCCAGTGACAGAGTAGAGATCGTCTGGTCTCCTGTCCGTGGTGCCGAACTTTATGAAACCAAGGCCGTAGATGGGTTCAGCGTGGTTGAATGCAATGACACTGTTCCGGCTTGCACCCTTTCTGCTCTAGAGTGTGACACCAAGTACAACATCACGGTGTATTCCTTCAGTGAAGTCCGGGGCAGCAATACATCGTGTACTTCCCGATTTATAACCACAG CTCCTTGCAGTCCTGAAATCAAAAATGTTTCGAAGGATGCCTTTTCCATGATTAACGTGTACTGGCGATCCACTAATGATGAGGCCACTTACACGGTGACTGCCCAGGGAGAGAAAGGGCTGCACCGGTGCAGCAGCACGGGAGAGTCCTGCACCTTGTGGGGCTTGCCCTGCGGCTCAGTGTTCTCCGTCACCGCTGTGGCTGAAACACCAGCAGGACGGAGCCTGCCCAGCTACAGTGTGCCCTTAGAAACGG TGCCGTGCTGCCCAGCCAGTCTGACAGTAACTCAGGTCACACAATCGGTAATCAACGTGAGCTGGACTGTTGGGACCGGCGCCCAAACCTATGTGACAGCTCTGGAGTCACAGACTGGACAGTCTAAGTGTCACACCCATCAAAACCACTGCCTCCTGGGATGCATCACATGCGGCATCAATTACGCAGTGGCATTAAAAGCAATTAGTGCCACTGGGTTGACTGCGGACTGTGGCTACCAAAGTTATTCCTCGA GTTCCTGCTGCCCTTTGGGGGTGAAATTATATAGGCTGGTCCCTAATGGTATCCGGATCTACTGGCAGGCCTCCAGGGGCTCTGCCAATTACAGCACTGACCTCTATGGTTCCAAAGGCATTTTCACATGTGCCCCAAGCGCTGGCCTCAGTTTCTGTGATATCACCGAGATACCCTGCGGGGATGTATATACCGTGATGGTCTCCCCAGTTGCTGAGACAGGACTGAAGCTTACTTTCTGtccaaaaaaaatatattcaggtaGGACAAATTATGACCCTTTATTTAAAACTAGCCCTCAACTCAATCTGTGA